GGAGAAGCCTTGGGAAGTTGTAAGGCAGAGGGGAGCAGCCTCTGCATCTCAGTCGCCTCCAACTTGCCATGGTGCAGAGTGGGAACTGCAGCCAGGATGGGACGGACATTGGCCACGTCCCTGTGTGGGACACAGGCCTGATTGAGTTGGGGTGCATTCTTTGTCTCTCCCCTTCTTGTGATTGTCCCATCTCTACATTTGTGCTTTAGCCACCTGTGAGTCCCATCTCTGGTTTCAGAGAGAATAGAGGGTGTTATGGGCCAATAGACACAATAACCCTAGAGATTAGATGCTACCCTACTTTCCAGAAAAGACTGGGCACACCATGAGTTGCACAATGATGGGACCAGGGTCCAAAAGCTGCTGAGAGGGAAGGACTGGTTGTGAATGCATTTTTGAAGGCTCCAAGCTGGAACTCTACTGGCACCAAGCAGGGCAGACGCTGGTGGGGGTATTTGGGTAGTTGTTGGTGAACACATGCGCACCTTATATGGGTAGGCATGGAGGAGAAATCAGCAGCCCATAGGGCTTTTGAAAGTGGTCTTATGTGAAAAGAGGCTCAGGTATGGGCACAGGAAATGACATCATCGCCTTGACAATGGATCAAACAGAACATGGAACCCTGGTATCCAGGCACCCACTTCACTGACCAAGCCATCCGAGCTCATTTGGTTGGAGACACGGGAGTGAGAAGGATGTTCTCCTGTGGTTGCAAACAATGCCGAGCCTCAGGCTCCCAGGAATCTCAGGGGGGCCCACTAGCCCTTTTGTGGATACACTGGGTGAGGCTTCATCTTAGACGCCAGAGCCTCTGGCAATTGTCGCAGAGGAGCTCAGGAGTAACAGTGAGTAGCACAGGGCAGGGGAGCCCAGCAGGCCCTCTAGTCTGATCCCTGATGAATGGCCCAGGACTCCTATTCTgactgcgtgtgtgtgtgtgtgtgtgtgtgtgtgtttgtactgaTGGGAACTGTCCCATTGTGCTTTGACTCTAGTGTATTGGCACAAGGCATTTTTCTGTTTGTCACCATTTCCATTTTGAACCCACCATTCTTGGTCCCAACCCAGGGTGAAAATGATCAGAACACGGAGGAGCCCTTCAGGGTACAGAGCCTTGTACCTTACAGGCAGGACCAGCTTAGGAATGAGCTCCTGCCTGACATGTGTGGGAGGAACCTACATTTCAGCAGCAACATGGGGTTAATCTCCTGGGATTTCATCCCCACCCAGCAGGTGCTGGATCTCTTGTTCCCAAGGTAAGCACCAGACCACGAAGCCCAAGTGTGTAGCCGCCTCATGCCTGGGTCTTGGGGCTGCCATGTACCTCTCAGGGACCCAAAGGTTTGTGATACCTAGTGAGATAGAGGACCACGCTCATAGTGGAATGTCAGCCCCGAGTGGGACGAGTCCTGGAGGTGCCTGCCACAGCCTTGAAAGGGGAGTGAACTCCCCCCTCTCAGGCAGAGAAACCATCCTGACTCCAGCTGATCCACAGACGTCCGTGGAGCAGTCCCCACACACTGGGCACCACAGCTCAAAGGTATGCACTGAGCTCATTCCCAGGTGGACTCAGTGAGGCCAGGTGGTCTTTCTGGTGTGATGTTGGCTTCGTGAAGAAAGTAGATCTGTGCCAGAGGCGTCTCAAAACTCGGGCCTTGGGCAAAGCACTTTTGGGTTAATAAAGACATGTTAGTTTCCATAGTGGGCCAGAGCTTCCTAGCTGGGACATAGCTGCATGGGGGCTTTGGAGATGGCAGCTCCCACAACCAGAGAGATATGTGGGAATCAGCAATTTGGGCTCATTCACTGATGAACAAGGAGAAAGCACCCACTGTGTGAAGACACGTTTCCAGTCACGTTTCATAATTCAGTGAAAGATGGGGTGCAAATGACTGCCATTGTGTCCCTTTTCATGGGGGTCAGCCTGAAACCGCAGGTGCCATGAGTACATATCCTACATGTGACAGCATCCCTGACTCCATGAGGCATAACTGCACGTTGTCCTCTTCGGTGAACATGGTGGACCCTGGACCAACTTCAACATGGAATGGGCTTGGGGTCAAGAGGGTGGGCCCCTGTTTCCAGAATAGGGACTTGCAAGGTGATTTGACTTGGGAAGGCTGAGGAAAGACTGTTCTCCCCAATTCTGTTTCCTGCATGCAGTGTAAGCTCCGGGGCTTCAACAGTAGGAGGGGTAAGGCAGGGAGTTGTAGGTAGTCATGGTCCTCTGGGGAAGGCCCTGGGACAATGGATCCCCCCACACTACACCTCCCAGTCCTCCCCCAGGGCCACAGAGATGTGCTCTGCACTCATGGGAAAAGAGAGGTCCGTTGCTGCTCAGGGGGACTCAGTGAGAGCTCACAGAGAATGAGGTAGCATTGCAGCCCATGCCAGGGGGGAGGTGTCTCTGGAGCCCTGAGAAGAGTGGGCAGGAGGACAGACACTCCTGGAAGGTGCGATCCAGGTTGGAGAGCACGTagccaagaggaagaagagtgTCAGGCCTGCCCAGAGGAGGGGAGAGCTGGTCATACCATGGATCTAATGCTCCTTCATTGAAGGTTCTTTGCCTCGCGACCTGTCCTGTCCCTGCCTGTACAGCCACTGTGACTTGTCTGAGGTGGACTGGTGTGTGCAGAGCCAGGGAAGGTTCAGGAGTATAGCGTCAGAGGTTTGCTCTGGAGGCCGTGGCGAAGGCAAGGCCAGGGTTTTGCTGACTCCACTCCTGCCTCCCCACAGTGCCTCACCTTCCTTCCCGGGGACCTGGGTGGACTTCTACACCGAGGCTTCCCATCAGCCTCCGGGCTCTCTGAgtctgcagctgctgctgctgctatccATGTGGCTCCTTCTGGGTGGCTTGAACCTGGAGCACCAAGCCCACCACCTGCCGGCCCAGACTGACGATGGCAAATCAAGCCAGGCAGAGCCTGAGAGCCAGGCGGACTGGGGTGAGCACCTAAGGGTTTATGAGGAAAGGTCCGACTGTTGTCCCACTGCGGGGAGTCTGTATGCCTGGTGTTGGGATGGAAATTAGGATAAGCCTTTGTCCACTCAGGAAGTGACCCCAGTCTGCAAAGAGGTCCTGTGTGGGCTAAGGGCCTGAGTTCTTCCTGGCAGCAGGGGTATTGTCTGTCTGTGCGAAGGTCAGGGCAAGGCAGTCATGTTGGCATCTTTTCTCCTCTAGCTACAAGCTCAGTTCCTGTCACGGCTCCTAAGCCAACCCCAGAGCCAGAGCCTTCTCCCtgggaaggggcagagccagAGTCCAGGACATCAGGGGTCTCCACTAGGAACTCCTCACAGCCCCAGTACAACAAGCGGGTGGGTGGCAGCTGCCTCATTCACGTCTACCTGGAAAACGAAAGGACAACAAAGTATAAGAGCATCCTGGTGAGTCTTCGAGCAGGGGAGTCTCCTGGGAGCCCACACTGGGGAAGACCGAGTCCACAGCAAACACCTTGGACTAGGCCTGTCTTCTTGAATTGGAGCTTCTGAAAGGTCAGGAAGGAGAGCagaaaatgaggaagagagaGTTCGGTGTTAAGAGCTTGACCTGAGAGGCGGGGAGCAGCAGCATGCCAGGTCTGGGTGGGAGTGGGCCTGCGTGTTTTGGGGTGTGCAGGCCAGAAGTGCAGGAGCGAGTGCTGGGTTCAGAGGTCAGAGAACTATCGAGGGTACAGGCCGTCCTCTACTGACCTTGGTATTGAGGAGGAGTATATTGAACAGTGGAGGTTGAAGCAGAGGAGTTGGCAGTCATTTTCTTGTGTGTGGGAGGGGATATGTTGCTGGTTGAAGGGAAGGGAGCCATTGTGGGATGATTAGGGTGGGTAGGTGTGGGTCACAGACAACTGGGGGCCTTGGAGGGGTCCATTAGTGTCCTAGTTTGCATGTATGTGAATAGAGAGTTAGCGGCTCTCTCTGCAGAATTTTCCTGGGTGTGGAGTATCCATCATGAGACTCTGGTGTCCAGCTGCAGGGGAGCCATGTTGAACCACCTCACCTGCTGGGTCCATACCTCCTGACACCCCAGCAAGCATTGACACTCTTGAGGCCAGCAGCTTCCATGCCTATCATTAAAGAGTCCCGAGTGTGTGTTGTGCCCTGGCTGTCAGGACCAAAGCACCTAGGGATTGTTCCTGATCTGCACACAAATGCTGCCGCATCCCAGACCAGAGCAGGGATATGGAAGCTCACTGGACCATACCTCCCATCTTGATGGGACTAGAGTGTGTCTGTGCAAAGCCTGTTTGGTCGTTGTTCCCTTCTCCCTGTAGGGCATAGCAGGTTCAAGCAAACTCTTGTACCAAGATTGGGCTAGAAGCACATAGGAAGACCCCACATGATCACATGAAGGCCTCAGGTAGCAGGGTAACAAGATGGTGCCCTTGTGTTGAGAGCCCAGTTGTCTCTGATTGTCCTTGAGCACTGTCCTCTGGGTAGCTACTCCCCAATTCCCTCTCTGATGATCTTTCTCCAACCCTGCTCAGGTGACCTGCCAGGACAGTGTTCCAGTCATTATCCGCAGGGCCCTAGATGCACACTTGCTCCAGCAGGAGGATCCAGAAAACTTTGAGCTTCTGCAAATTGTCTCGAACCATCAGAGTAAGTGGAACAATCAGAGGGTAGGGAGCAGTGAGTCACAGTGGGCTCAGGATAACTGGGAGCCAAAACACAGTGTGCGTTGGCCCAATGCCCAGGAAGAGTATGGTGGGACTTGTGCGCGAAACAAAGTGTAATGATGGGGCATAAATCTGCAGGTTCTTCATGTTCCCCAGGGGCTGTGGACCTGCCTACCATGTGTTCTTTCCTTGGTCTGAGGAGGCATTGCAAAGCTATTATCCATGAGGGGCCAAGAAGAGAGGCTCCTTTGTCTTGTGTCAAAGAAGACAGACAACCACAGGGTGCCTACTTTGGCAGCCTTTCCTGACTGAGATGAGTACATGAGAAAAGGAGTTCAATGAAGAATCATTTCTGGCTTCCAATCTTTCTATTCATTGCAAACTGAGTCCACTTAGGACCAGAGGCCATTTCTAGAGAGAAGTGTGTGGTAGAATAGAACCCTTCACAGCTTGTAAACTCttcttggaaagagagagagagagagagagagagagagagagagagagagagagagagagagagagagagagagaaaggagaagaagaagaagaagaagaagaaggaggaggaggaggaggaggaggaggaggaggaggaggaggaggaggactaagaggaggaggagaaggagaagaagaagaagatggcagaggaggaggaggaggaagaggaggaggagaaggaggaatagaaaaatgaaatgaaaatgagttgAAGGAGGAGACAATGAACAAGAAGGTCAAGATGACTATAAGAAGAAgcatgaggagaaaatgaagaaggacAAGAACAAGAAGGAGAAACACAAGCCAAACAACTAATATAACAATAAATTGATTAAAACTGTGAATAAGAATTATACTGATGAGGAAATGCAGAAGTGGGGAACTCAAGAGAAACATATTTCTCTGTATGGCACAGCCCTGCTGTGGACATCCTCCACCCACGCCTAACACACCTCCAATCCATACCCCTCAAATTAGCATAGCCCTGTATGAGTGGATGAATCCACTGGCAAGGTGGAGGCACCCACCCTCAAGTGCTTTTCCCCAAACCCACCTGTGATCATTGCTGCAGTGGGGAgaaaaccttcaacacatgagtctttgggggccAATCCAGATGCAAAGTCTAGCTGTTTCTCTTTGGCAGGTTAATGTGAACTGAGAGGTTCTGGGGTGCAAGGGGCTATTTCCTTGAAAGGTGTTCCTGTAGTGGACCTCCTGTGCACAGAGGGTCCTCAGGGAGGAATCAGTGGGGAGTCTTTGGTGGAACAGTAGCTGGATTTGCGGGCTCTCAGGTCTGTGTGTGAGACCTGAGCTGGCAGAGGCTCTCAGTTGTGGGGGATGTTGGATAGTGTCTTCCTTGAGTGTCACCTACCATGCCTCTGCCCCTGCCTCTCCAGAGCTGAGGATCCCTGCTGATGGGAACGTATATTACGCCCTGGATGGCAGAGTGGATTATAACTTTCTTCTTCGGGAAACAGCTGCCAGCAAGTGGATCAAGGTCAAGCCAAAGGAGGTAAACAGCCACCTTCTTCAGTCTTTACTCCTGGTGCCACTCCACATCCTCCAAGGTGACAAGAACCTCAGGTTCTGGATGGATGTTGTAGAACGCCCATAGAGCCAACTGCCAGGCTGGGTGGGGTGCAGGTGCTGGGCTTTGCTGATGTTGTCATCCCCCACAGTTCTTGGAGCCTTCTATGGCAGTGGCATCCAGGATCCCAGCAGCTGTGAGCAGCAGCTCTGCAGTGGCTGCAGGACCATTGCCCCAGGCCACCCAAAGCAATGAGCGCTGCATGAGAAAAGTCACCAGTAGCAGCTCCTCACTGCTTCACTCCAGCGAGCAGGTGGAAGACAGCCGCTTGGTTCACGTCCTCCAAGAGGGACAGAGCCCGAGGGAGACAAAGCGCATCCTGGTAAGCCCGACAGCAGAGCTGCCTCCTGGGTGTCCACACAGTGGAAGGCAGGAGACACAGCCAACCC
The sequence above is a segment of the Marmota flaviventris isolate mMarFla1 chromosome 14, mMarFla1.hap1, whole genome shotgun sequence genome. Coding sequences within it:
- the LOC114083077 gene encoding uncharacterized protein isoform X4, whose product is MAQDSYSDCVCVCVCVCVFVLMGTVPLCFDSSVLAQGIFLFVTISILNPPFLVPTQGENDQNTEEPFRVQSLVPYRQDQLRNELLPDMCGRNLHFSSNMGLISWDFIPTQQVLDLLFPSASPSFPGTWVDFYTEASHQPPGSLSLQLLLLLSMWLLLGGLNLEHQAHHLPAQTDDGKSSQAEPESQADWATSSVPVTAPKPTPEPEPSPWEGAEPESRTSGVSTRNSSQPQYNKRVGGSCLIHVYLENERTTKYKSILVTCQDSVPVIIRRALDAHLLQQEDPENFELLQIVSNHQKLRIPADGNVYYALDGRVDYNFLLRETAASKWIKVKPKEFLEPSMAVASRIPAAVSSSSAVAAGPLPQATQSNERCMRKVTSSSSSLLHSSEQVEDSRLVHVLQEGQSPRETKRILVTCQERVTSLIRRALDQNLLQHEDVDNFELLRMMSLHENK
- the LOC114083077 gene encoding uncharacterized protein isoform X3, translated to MMNSCMETVILHGPLHLGENDQNTEEPFRVQSLVPYRQDQLRNELLPDMCGRNLHFSSNMGLISWDFIPTQQVLDLLFPSASPSFPGTWVDFYTEASHQPPGSLSLQLLLLLSMWLLLGGLNLEHQAHHLPAQTDDGKSSQAEPESQADWATSSVPVTAPKPTPEPEPSPWEGAEPESRTSGVSTRNSSQPQYNKRVGGSCLIHVYLENERTTKYKSILVTCQDSVPVIIRRALDAHLLQQEDPENFELLQIVSNHQKLRIPADGNVYYALDGRVDYNFLLRETAASKWIKVKPKEFLEPSMAVASRIPAAVSSSSAVAAGPLPQATQSNERCMRKVTSSSSSLLHSSEQVEDSRLVHVLQEGQSPRETKRILFSESTCKSSRPLSHKLVGDTCLIRVHLETQSPKMAKTVLVTCQDRAPVVIRRALELHLLTQEKPEEYELGQIISRRQKLRIPAQANVFYAKNPHTKPNFVLRKRSLSQKNDEWIQPQPPSRPAKKAPALLRMLAKPFYCCVPGRG
- the LOC114083077 gene encoding uncharacterized protein isoform X1, whose protein sequence is MAQDSYSDCVCVCVCVCVFVLMGTVPLCFDSSVLAQGIFLFVTISILNPPFLVPTQGENDQNTEEPFRVQSLVPYRQDQLRNELLPDMCGRNLHFSSNMGLISWDFIPTQQVLDLLFPSASPSFPGTWVDFYTEASHQPPGSLSLQLLLLLSMWLLLGGLNLEHQAHHLPAQTDDGKSSQAEPESQADWATSSVPVTAPKPTPEPEPSPWEGAEPESRTSGVSTRNSSQPQYNKRVGGSCLIHVYLENERTTKYKSILVTCQDSVPVIIRRALDAHLLQQEDPENFELLQIVSNHQKLRIPADGNVYYALDGRVDYNFLLRETAASKWIKVKPKEFLEPSMAVASRIPAAVSSSSAVAAGPLPQATQSNERCMRKVTSSSSSLLHSSEQVEDSRLVHVLQEGQSPRETKRILFSESTCKSSRPLSHKLVGDTCLIRVHLETQSPKMAKTVLVTCQDRAPVVIRRALELHLLTQEKPEEYELGQIISRRQKLRIPAQANVFYAKNPHTKPNFVLRKRSLSQKNDEWIQPQPPSRPAKKAPALLRMLAKPFYCCVPGRG
- the LOC114083077 gene encoding uncharacterized protein isoform X2; translation: MVEALSEDALIKLAKKPFCESPVDSSLLMMNSCMETVILHGPLHLGENDQNTEEPFRVQSLVPYRQDQLRNELLPDMCGRNLHFSSNMGLISWDFIPTQQVLDLLFPSASPSFPGTWVDFYTEASHQPPGSLSLQLLLLLSMWLLLGGLNLEHQAHHLPAQTDDGKSSQAEPESQADWATSSVPVTAPKPTPEPEPSPWEGAEPESRTSGVSTRNSSQPQYNKRVGGSCLIHVYLENERTTKYKSILVTCQDSVPVIIRRALDAHLLQQEDPENFELLQIVSNHQKLRIPADGNVYYALDGRVDYNFLLRETAASKWIKVKPKEFLEPSMAVASRIPAAVSSSSAVAAGPLPQATQSNERCMRKVTSSSSSLLHSSEQVEDSRLVHVLQEGQSPRETKRILFSESTCKSSRPLSHKLVGDTCLIRVHLETQSPKMAKTVLVTCQDRAPVVIRRALELHLLTQEKPEEYELGQIISRRQKLRIPAQANVFYAKNPHTKPNFVLRKRSLSQKNDEWIQPQPPSRPAKKAPALLRMLAKPFYCCVPGRG